TACACTAAATAATAATAAAAAAATATTTTAAGATGAAATTTAACAAAACATATATAGCAGCATTATTTTTATCTTCAGCTTTGTTATTAACAAGTTGTGAAGCAGTGCAAAATTCTAATCACCAACAAAGAGGTACTGCAGCTGGTGCGGCTTCAGGAGCCGTAATTGGTGGTATATTGGGGAATAATGTAGGTAAAGGTAAAAATGCCGCCTTAGGAGCTGTTTTAGGTGGTATTATCGGTGGAGTTACAGGTAACGTTATCGGTAACAAAATGGATAAACAAGCCAAAGATATTAAAGAAACTCTTCCCGGTGCTGAAGTAGAAAGAGTAGGAGATGGTATTAAAATCACAATGAATGAAAGTATTGTTACTTTTGCATTCGATTCATCAGAGCTTACAGCACTTGCTAAAACAAATCTTGATAAATTAACTAAAGTTTTAGTAGATAATCCAGATACAAACATCAATATTTACGGGCATACCGATAGCAAAGGGGCAGATGATTACAACCAAAAGTTATCTGAAAGAAGAGCCAATTCTGTGAAATCTTATTTGATTTCTAAAGGAATTGCTGCTAGCAGATTATTCGCTTCAGGTGAAGGAGAGTCTATGCCAGTTGCAT
The sequence above is a segment of the Chryseobacterium turcicum genome. Coding sequences within it:
- a CDS encoding OmpA family protein; this encodes MKFNKTYIAALFLSSALLLTSCEAVQNSNHQQRGTAAGAASGAVIGGILGNNVGKGKNAALGAVLGGIIGGVTGNVIGNKMDKQAKDIKETLPGAEVERVGDGIKITMNESIVTFAFDSSELTALAKTNLDKLTKVLVDNPDTNINIYGHTDSKGADDYNQKLSERRANSVKSYLISKGIAASRLFASGEGESMPVASNDTDAGRAKNRRVEFAITANEKMINDAQQGQ